A genome region from Schlesneria paludicola DSM 18645 includes the following:
- a CDS encoding BlaI/MecI/CopY family transcriptional regulator — protein MNSTERKDLSKAEWKVMKIVWELQKAMSREVYTIAGQQYSWAPATVKTILKRLTTKGYISATPVGNGFVYRPILSAATLLQSAADNLLTNAIEGTTGPLLVHMVEQSSLNADDLDSLQKLIDAKKQSLQQSDHKPKSKRTQPRSQS, from the coding sequence ATGAATTCCACGGAACGGAAAGACCTCTCAAAAGCGGAATGGAAGGTCATGAAGATCGTTTGGGAATTGCAGAAGGCGATGTCGCGCGAGGTCTACACAATCGCTGGCCAACAATATTCCTGGGCGCCCGCAACCGTCAAAACCATTCTCAAACGTCTGACCACCAAGGGGTATATCTCAGCCACTCCCGTTGGGAATGGATTTGTCTATCGACCGATCCTCAGTGCCGCCACACTGCTGCAATCGGCCGCCGACAACTTGTTGACGAATGCCATCGAAGGGACGACGGGGCCATTGCTCGTTCACATGGTCGAACAGTCTTCACTCAATGCAGACGATCTGGATTCATTGCAAAAGTTGATCGATGCAAAAAAGCAATCGCTGCAGCAGAGTGACCACAAACCAAAGTCCAAGCGCACTCAACCGAGGTCACAATCATGA
- a CDS encoding M56 family metallopeptidase gives MINGLVNLTNSLSDQWISWAFAGLLDTTALLILVSILWWTIRRRASPQVGYCLFLLVPLKLLLPISVTIPAVVAQYVPSVCVPSWFESRTEIHSPANPRLAEMPLDGPSPPEDRDPESDLAATSAERHIVLASPDPSSPSNLAKSRPIVEPFAFEAKDTVAIGPRLSVAAYVLLSWFSCTAFLLGKLFSTQCRFRKRLNQLETVEDSRLGLDLRELCRRQGVSRPVRVIVSNEVSAPSVWGIIRPTIILPREVILSLSSPQLQWVLLHELAHIHRADLLVVACQRLVAAIHFFNPAIWIANRMIHRLREYVCDDLAILRSEGSAIDSGEAFLLILRQARLRRHNLNGALGVFGLDSRAVCFARVHRLMDTDRPIRTGLDHFSLCGLVLLASIALPHIHAAQEQQPAAAPNQSKEPASPREGAQSDSLKTDQKNPTPAVPLARETGEFELTLVDAAGKPIPDATLEIRLNPPPTAAQFQQGRFIKTEGKKTFATTNSAGRLAITFPQTSTSLDIRIVTPGYAPYRAAWSAESDTQQAPAKFQAELDTGWSVGGVIVDEDGNALSGARIETRASYKNRPDVFTRTTIGTIATTDEAGKWRFDSVQEPVGLPVDIDHPDFMPMNEIFARRDSRTENGREITERKIRLQCGLTVRGKVIDEKGNPIVQARVFARVASYHIRQVMTETDGTYKLPGCATNTTRIVVFANGRAPEAKDVLIEPAMTPVDFQMQPGAKIRVKILDEADKPIPMAHLIFRGWRGTSFGYFEFDQVNRHADEQGIWEWDAAPLDEFQADICRPNGLCLAKQTLKARDEEYVFRLPAALVVVGKVIDAETKTPVKSFVVTTGNRFDNGSAIPSDRLIIGRAKGSDGSYRIEQTEGVDARRNVNWVQVESNGYRLSDWREVKFDLVGTASVDFELTKSQNVPVTPIGTPIPSDTVSSSNALTSEATTAISLPAGCISALKHNVDALKACTLAYSQHREYVPLPEGERDNRPTQGVDGYTVLDDGRIYHRRIFSNRAERTRSDGTLRPNYEEYAFDGQVFYLGSPGLGRGHVTKFLGENRDSKEAQTLTVHVYYLEAAGFQLPRSFADWRTSTLDSSILKAAAEGKINKLTEEGSILTLEMEVPDQTVLIARKIDLEAMKREAETRGSQLFKDNQFKLIDLYRKVAAREPWRKTVIKLDRQKGYALRHQTDETLDGKRIQTIDCEEFEHFPQQQIWLPRRCIERDYTRSPFFLQDFTDEPELTTQIKLDSIAFTKPDEVSFKIDYGPGSRVTDRSRPTAEPIPKD, from the coding sequence ATGATCAACGGCCTGGTCAATCTGACGAATTCACTCAGTGATCAATGGATCTCGTGGGCCTTCGCAGGCCTGTTGGACACGACGGCTCTACTAATCCTGGTGAGCATTCTGTGGTGGACCATTCGACGACGTGCCTCACCGCAAGTGGGATACTGTCTGTTTCTACTTGTCCCACTGAAATTGTTGTTGCCAATCAGTGTTACCATTCCTGCCGTGGTCGCCCAGTACGTGCCTTCGGTTTGCGTTCCATCCTGGTTCGAATCGCGGACCGAAATCCATTCACCGGCGAATCCGCGATTGGCCGAAATGCCGCTCGACGGACCGTCGCCGCCCGAAGACCGTGATCCCGAGTCTGACCTCGCGGCGACATCCGCAGAACGACACATCGTTCTCGCGTCACCTGATCCATCGAGCCCATCGAACCTTGCGAAATCGCGACCAATTGTAGAACCATTCGCTTTCGAGGCCAAAGATACGGTCGCGATCGGCCCCCGACTTTCCGTCGCTGCATACGTCTTATTGTCCTGGTTCAGTTGCACTGCGTTTCTGTTGGGAAAACTGTTCTCGACACAATGTCGATTTCGCAAGCGGCTGAATCAGCTTGAGACGGTCGAGGACTCGCGGCTAGGTTTAGATCTTCGCGAACTCTGCCGCCGACAAGGTGTTTCCCGACCCGTTCGAGTGATCGTCAGCAACGAGGTTTCGGCACCGTCCGTCTGGGGAATCATTCGACCGACAATCATATTGCCCCGAGAAGTCATTTTGTCCTTGTCATCGCCGCAATTGCAATGGGTCCTGCTCCATGAACTGGCTCATATCCATCGCGCAGACCTATTGGTCGTTGCATGCCAACGATTGGTCGCCGCGATTCATTTTTTCAATCCGGCGATCTGGATCGCGAATCGAATGATTCATCGACTGCGCGAATATGTCTGCGATGATCTGGCGATTTTACGGAGTGAGGGATCGGCAATCGATTCGGGAGAAGCCTTTTTGTTGATCCTGCGTCAGGCTCGCCTGCGTCGGCACAATCTGAATGGAGCATTGGGCGTCTTCGGGCTGGATTCGCGAGCCGTCTGTTTTGCACGAGTTCACCGCTTGATGGATACGGATCGACCGATTCGGACGGGCCTGGACCACTTTTCGCTCTGCGGTTTAGTCTTGTTGGCATCCATCGCCTTGCCCCACATTCATGCCGCGCAAGAACAACAACCGGCGGCCGCGCCGAATCAATCGAAAGAACCGGCCAGCCCACGTGAAGGCGCTCAGAGTGACTCGCTCAAAACCGATCAGAAAAATCCAACCCCGGCCGTGCCCCTTGCCAGGGAGACCGGAGAATTTGAATTGACGCTCGTGGACGCTGCAGGGAAGCCGATCCCAGACGCGACGCTCGAGATCCGCCTGAATCCTCCACCGACTGCGGCACAATTTCAACAAGGCCGGTTCATCAAAACCGAGGGCAAGAAGACGTTTGCTACGACGAATTCTGCGGGACGCCTGGCGATCACGTTCCCTCAGACTTCGACCAGTCTCGACATCAGGATTGTCACCCCTGGCTATGCTCCCTACCGCGCCGCCTGGTCGGCCGAATCGGATACTCAGCAGGCTCCCGCAAAATTCCAAGCAGAACTCGATACGGGCTGGTCGGTGGGCGGCGTCATCGTTGACGAGGATGGAAATGCTCTCTCTGGAGCCCGAATCGAGACACGTGCCTCCTATAAGAACCGTCCCGACGTCTTCACTCGAACAACCATCGGGACAATTGCGACGACTGATGAGGCGGGGAAATGGCGATTCGACAGCGTGCAAGAGCCAGTTGGCCTTCCTGTCGACATCGACCACCCTGACTTCATGCCGATGAATGAAATATTCGCTCGTCGCGACAGTCGCACCGAGAACGGCCGCGAAATCACCGAAAGGAAAATTCGACTTCAGTGTGGCCTGACGGTGAGGGGAAAGGTCATCGATGAAAAAGGAAATCCCATCGTTCAGGCGCGGGTGTTTGCCAGGGTGGCTTCGTATCACATCCGGCAAGTGATGACCGAAACTGATGGAACCTACAAACTCCCTGGCTGCGCAACGAATACAACCAGAATTGTCGTCTTCGCTAACGGACGCGCCCCCGAGGCTAAAGATGTTTTGATCGAACCCGCGATGACACCCGTCGACTTTCAAATGCAACCTGGGGCGAAAATCCGTGTGAAAATCCTGGACGAAGCGGACAAGCCCATCCCCATGGCTCATTTGATATTCCGCGGTTGGCGAGGGACTTCGTTCGGCTACTTTGAATTCGATCAGGTGAACCGCCACGCAGACGAACAAGGCATCTGGGAATGGGATGCGGCGCCCCTCGACGAATTCCAGGCGGATATCTGTCGACCGAACGGACTGTGTTTGGCAAAGCAAACCTTGAAAGCTCGAGACGAAGAATACGTCTTTCGACTGCCGGCAGCACTGGTCGTTGTCGGCAAAGTCATTGATGCGGAAACGAAAACGCCGGTCAAAAGCTTTGTCGTGACGACGGGCAATCGCTTCGACAATGGGAGTGCCATTCCCAGCGATCGGTTGATTATTGGCCGAGCGAAGGGGAGCGACGGAAGCTATCGTATCGAACAAACCGAGGGGGTCGACGCTCGTCGGAACGTGAATTGGGTACAAGTCGAATCAAATGGGTATCGATTGTCGGATTGGCGCGAAGTCAAATTCGACCTGGTAGGAACCGCCTCCGTCGACTTTGAATTGACAAAGTCACAAAACGTTCCGGTGACTCCAATTGGGACGCCCATACCCAGCGACACGGTAAGTTCGTCGAACGCACTCACGTCAGAAGCAACCACAGCCATTTCGTTACCCGCTGGCTGCATCAGCGCACTAAAACACAATGTGGATGCACTCAAAGCATGTACACTCGCGTATTCGCAACACAGGGAATACGTGCCGCTACCGGAAGGCGAACGCGACAACCGTCCCACTCAAGGTGTCGATGGGTATACGGTCCTTGACGACGGACGCATTTATCATCGACGCATTTTCTCAAATCGCGCGGAACGAACTCGGAGCGACGGCACATTGAGGCCGAACTACGAGGAATACGCCTTTGACGGACAAGTCTTCTATCTTGGCTCACCGGGGCTGGGTCGCGGACATGTGACGAAGTTCCTGGGCGAAAATCGGGACAGCAAAGAAGCTCAGACCCTGACGGTTCACGTGTACTATTTGGAGGCGGCAGGCTTCCAGCTGCCCAGAAGCTTCGCGGATTGGCGAACATCCACCTTGGATTCGTCGATCCTGAAAGCCGCGGCCGAAGGCAAGATCAATAAACTGACCGAAGAAGGTTCGATCCTGACATTGGAAATGGAAGTCCCCGATCAAACCGTGTTGATAGCGCGCAAAATCGATTTGGAAGCGATGAAGCGAGAGGCCGAAACAAGAGGAAGCCAACTGTTCAAGGACAATCAGTTCAAGTTGATTGACTTGTACCGCAAAGTCGCTGCACGCGAGCCTTGGCGAAAGACCGTGATCAAACTCGATCGTCAAAAAGGCTATGCCTTGCGGCATCAGACAGACGAAACCCTGGACGGAAAGCGGATTCAAACGATTGACTGCGAAGAATTCGAGCATTTTCCTCAACAACAAATTTGGCTACCACGCCGATGCATCGAGCGTGACTACACTCGCTCACCATTTTTTCTGCAAGACTTCACGGATGAACCGGAACTGACAACCCAAATCAAATTGGACTCAATTGCATTCACCAAGCCCGACGAGGTTTCATTCAAGATCGACTACGGCCCCGGCTCAAGAGTGACCGACCGCAGCCGACCAACCGCAGAACCAATTCCCAAGGACTAA
- a CDS encoding OprO/OprP family phosphate-selective porin: MSPTDSLRCQSLSAFAFLLCVSASFGILFAQEDSSGRADGPLTVAEGIDHACNAVALAPLVDEFESHEGNFASVSEQDSFSEIPLKAVFDDGFRLKSKDDQFQLRIRTLLQLDGKVFAPSDQEPARSGLYIPRFRVYFEGQLTDLFEYELSLQRSVEGTFDILDANINFVRDEEFQVRLGRALVPYSYAWYDHLEQYYITPERGLFALNFGLARQAGLFAHGKVFNQQLQYAIGAAFGQLSGLADTNTTRDAVGYLNAKPYLHSEQFSWLRFLNIGGSLAVGQQAYEAAPLPLRTSIQTSENDEAAQGASSIFLEYTTGSVAKGERLQGALHAALYSGPFSIEAECYAARFGLAPNSASSSVGIPILGYDVTLASFLTGETVEDRKTVTPLRPMTKDGPGRGAVEVFGRYSNLKIGSEVFSSGLANPNDWTNSAGIMDVGVNWYLTHFVRVTLDWQHSMYATPVLLNEQKDLRSKHNDLFWVRCQLYF, encoded by the coding sequence GTGAGCCCCACCGATTCTCTTCGCTGCCAGTCCCTTTCCGCATTTGCATTTTTGCTTTGCGTCTCAGCCTCATTCGGAATTCTTTTCGCCCAAGAAGATTCATCCGGACGAGCTGACGGACCACTCACAGTCGCCGAAGGGATCGACCACGCCTGCAACGCGGTGGCATTGGCACCATTGGTGGACGAGTTCGAATCACACGAAGGCAACTTCGCGAGCGTATCCGAGCAAGATTCGTTCAGCGAGATTCCCCTCAAAGCGGTGTTCGATGATGGTTTTCGTCTCAAGTCAAAGGACGATCAGTTTCAACTCCGGATTCGAACGCTGTTACAACTCGACGGCAAAGTTTTCGCACCATCGGATCAAGAGCCAGCGCGAAGCGGTCTATATATCCCCCGTTTTCGAGTCTATTTCGAAGGTCAACTGACGGACCTGTTTGAATACGAATTGTCATTGCAACGAAGCGTCGAAGGCACATTCGACATTCTGGATGCAAATATTAACTTCGTTCGTGATGAAGAATTTCAGGTGCGACTGGGACGCGCTTTAGTGCCGTACAGCTATGCATGGTATGACCACCTTGAGCAGTACTACATCACACCCGAACGAGGACTATTTGCGCTCAACTTTGGGCTCGCCCGCCAAGCGGGGTTGTTCGCCCACGGCAAGGTCTTCAATCAACAACTGCAGTACGCGATTGGCGCCGCGTTTGGGCAACTTTCCGGCCTCGCCGACACCAACACAACTCGCGACGCTGTCGGCTATTTGAACGCCAAGCCATATTTGCATTCCGAACAATTTTCATGGCTCCGTTTTCTCAACATTGGTGGGTCGCTGGCAGTAGGACAACAGGCGTATGAGGCCGCACCGTTACCCTTAAGAACATCAATCCAGACATCGGAAAACGATGAAGCAGCGCAAGGAGCTTCGTCAATTTTTCTAGAGTACACGACGGGCTCTGTCGCCAAGGGTGAACGACTACAAGGAGCCTTGCATGCGGCTCTCTATAGCGGCCCGTTTTCCATTGAAGCAGAATGTTACGCGGCTCGTTTTGGACTCGCTCCCAACTCCGCGTCATCTTCCGTGGGAATTCCAATTCTTGGTTACGACGTGACGCTCGCCAGTTTCCTCACTGGAGAAACAGTTGAGGATCGCAAGACCGTTACCCCATTACGGCCGATGACGAAGGATGGACCAGGCCGCGGTGCGGTCGAAGTCTTTGGACGATACTCAAATCTAAAGATCGGCAGTGAAGTATTCTCGTCAGGGTTAGCGAACCCCAACGACTGGACGAACTCAGCCGGAATCATGGATGTCGGAGTCAATTGGTATCTGACTCACTTCGTTCGCGTGACACTGGATTGGCAACATTCCATGTATGCAACTCCAGTTCTTCTTAACGAACAGAAAGATTTGAGATCGAAGCACAACGATCTCTTTTGGGTGCGATGCCAGTTGTACTTCTGA
- a CDS encoding type I restriction endonuclease: protein MTNTDFSENALVEQPAISLFEELGWPCANCFYEKIGGANSTHGRETTSDVIRWPRLKSALQKLNPVISSDAIQLAIDAGADVNVASQDVHNIKMDESISDAMQVARSLVLVGNHLVPVPS, encoded by the coding sequence ATGACCAACACCGACTTTTCCGAAAACGCCTTGGTGGAACAGCCTGCCATTTCCCTATTTGAAGAATTGGGCTGGCCGTGTGCCAATTGCTTCTACGAAAAAATCGGTGGTGCCAATTCAACGCATGGGCGGGAAACCACCAGTGACGTAATACGTTGGCCTCGTCTCAAATCCGCACTGCAAAAGCTGAACCCCGTCATCTCCAGCGATGCCATCCAACTGGCGATAGACGCCGGAGCCGATGTGAACGTCGCTTCACAGGATGTCCATAACATCAAGATGGACGAGTCCATCAGCGACGCAATGCAAGTCGCGCGTTCCCTGGTGCTCGTGGGGAATCATCTGGTTCCTGTTCCATCATGA
- a CDS encoding IS3 family transposase, translated as MPRSRRKFDGPFKAKVALDAIRGLKTTSELVSIHKVHATQIALWKKQLLEGAISIFESPSASKATTDEPSSAELYEQIGRLKVELDWLKKKVAEHGG; from the coding sequence GTGCCTCGGAGCAGACGTAAATTCGACGGACCATTTAAGGCGAAAGTTGCCTTGGATGCGATTCGTGGATTGAAGACGACGAGCGAATTGGTATCGATTCATAAAGTTCATGCGACGCAGATTGCACTTTGGAAAAAGCAGCTGTTGGAAGGAGCGATTTCGATTTTCGAGAGTCCTTCAGCGAGCAAGGCCACCACCGACGAACCGAGTTCCGCAGAGCTCTATGAACAAATCGGTCGACTGAAGGTTGAGCTCGATTGGCTCAAAAAAAAAGTGGCCGAGCACGGTGGCTGA
- a CDS encoding IS3 family transposase, translating into MSEEDLRLMRLIDEQYLQHPHLGSRGMVSHLARHGELVNRKKIQRLLREMGLKSLAPSPRTTQRAVGHKIYPYLLRDVEIVRPNQVWACDITFVPMRRGYPSKPKTERRSQGRPRAAARMALRS; encoded by the coding sequence GTGAGCGAAGAAGATCTTCGTTTGATGCGACTGATTGACGAGCAGTATCTCCAACATCCGCATCTGGGCAGTCGCGGGATGGTGTCTCATCTGGCACGGCATGGTGAGTTGGTCAATCGCAAGAAAATACAGCGATTACTGAGAGAAATGGGGCTTAAGTCTCTTGCCCCGAGTCCTCGGACGACACAGCGAGCGGTCGGGCACAAGATCTACCCGTACCTTTTGCGAGATGTTGAGATCGTGCGTCCCAATCAGGTTTGGGCGTGTGACATCACGTTCGTCCCGATGCGTCGAGGGTACCCGTCAAAGCCAAAGACTGAACGACGATCACAAGGAAGACCTAGGGCGGCAGCAAGAATGGCTCTGAGGTCGTGA
- a CDS encoding SUMF1/EgtB/PvdO family nonheme iron enzyme: MKMLTTIAALFLCVGPICAQEPKPQKYALLDAVREYDHPDMNQTPIQYPEVDAKSMNDLLKEAGYEVDLLLGKQATQDIIRNKLATFATKGGNKGVVVVGLFGHGIEFDSTKTSYFCPYDTVVKSKRDKKGLPISDDNGKARMEPDADTMIAIEDVLLALRESKATNRILFADCCRSDPNAARGRSFGTSLETNQLPTNTAVLFACSASEKAYEHPEWGHGAFTKCLLDAIRQNASHGKSLVAFVAADVEEAVEQLVRDKVRASQTPRSISTGGRVDLKLTSLSPSKPRTEKPGEPEEAKLSESAKPQQRMNTIEAVYTRTQRFDGLKAGDRKELMKGYFFRWCPAGVFIMGSPKSEKWHDDNENEVSVTLTKGYWMCETEVTQKQWLTLMGTKPWIGRTDCAASYITYLEAVSFCEKLTRREHSSGQLPNEWKYSLPSEAQWEYACRAEMRTAYSYGDDESQLSEYGWVSEERYVHVVGQKKPNDWGLNDMHGNVSEWCSYLYRSRLSGGRDPVGSSTGSEHVIRGGSWYSGDRFSRSGCRSKRSPEDRDSGIGFRLAAVVLAVK, encoded by the coding sequence ATGAAAATGTTGACGACTATTGCAGCATTGTTCCTCTGCGTTGGCCCAATTTGTGCCCAGGAGCCGAAGCCTCAGAAATACGCTCTCCTAGACGCCGTTCGGGAATATGATCATCCCGACATGAATCAGACGCCTATTCAGTATCCTGAAGTCGATGCCAAGTCGATGAACGACTTGCTCAAGGAGGCTGGGTACGAGGTCGACCTGCTGCTTGGCAAGCAAGCGACCCAGGACATTATTCGCAATAAATTGGCAACCTTTGCGACAAAAGGTGGCAACAAGGGAGTCGTCGTTGTCGGTTTGTTCGGACATGGGATCGAGTTTGACTCGACTAAAACGTCGTACTTTTGCCCTTACGATACGGTGGTGAAATCAAAGCGGGATAAGAAGGGACTTCCGATCTCCGACGACAATGGCAAAGCGAGGATGGAGCCTGATGCCGACACGATGATCGCAATCGAAGATGTTTTGTTGGCGCTCCGTGAATCAAAAGCCACGAATAGAATCCTTTTTGCCGATTGCTGTCGGAGTGACCCGAATGCCGCTCGGGGAAGGTCATTCGGCACAAGCCTGGAGACCAATCAACTGCCAACAAATACTGCAGTGTTGTTTGCGTGCTCTGCTTCGGAAAAGGCGTACGAACATCCTGAATGGGGACATGGAGCATTCACCAAATGCTTGTTGGATGCGATTCGGCAGAATGCTTCACATGGCAAATCACTGGTTGCCTTCGTCGCCGCCGATGTGGAAGAAGCCGTCGAACAACTCGTGAGAGACAAGGTTCGTGCCAGCCAAACACCCAGATCGATTTCGACTGGCGGACGTGTGGATTTAAAGTTGACGTCATTGTCACCTTCGAAACCAAGAACTGAGAAACCGGGCGAACCAGAAGAAGCGAAGCTATCTGAATCTGCGAAGCCTCAACAAAGAATGAATACTATTGAGGCCGTCTATACTCGCACCCAAAGATTTGATGGCTTGAAGGCTGGTGATCGAAAAGAATTAATGAAAGGTTACTTCTTTCGGTGGTGTCCTGCAGGTGTCTTTATAATGGGAAGTCCGAAGTCTGAAAAGTGGCATGATGACAATGAAAACGAGGTTTCCGTCACTCTGACTAAAGGATATTGGATGTGCGAGACAGAGGTCACGCAAAAGCAGTGGTTGACTTTAATGGGGACGAAACCCTGGATTGGTAGAACTGATTGCGCAGCGAGTTACATCACCTACTTGGAAGCTGTCTCGTTTTGTGAGAAGCTGACAAGACGTGAACACAGTTCGGGACAATTACCTAACGAATGGAAGTATAGCTTGCCGAGCGAGGCGCAATGGGAATACGCATGCCGAGCCGAAATGAGGACGGCATATTCGTATGGTGATGATGAATCTCAACTGAGTGAGTACGGCTGGGTTTCAGAAGAGCGCTATGTTCATGTAGTTGGCCAGAAAAAGCCAAATGACTGGGGATTAAACGACATGCACGGCAATGTTAGCGAATGGTGCAGCTACTTGTATCGTAGCAGATTAAGCGGCGGCCGAGACCCTGTTGGAAGTAGTACCGGCTCAGAGCATGTGATACGGGGCGGTAGTTGGTACAGCGGCGATAGATTCTCTCGCTCAGGGTGTCGGAGTAAAAGGTCACCCGAAGATCGAGACAGCGGAATAGGTTTTCGTTTGGCAGCCGTCGTTTTAGCGGTGAAGTAG
- a CDS encoding c-type cytochrome domain-containing protein, producing MKLILSIAVLLSSSAIFVAADERQNSLPAEELAIKAGAALRRSCLQCHRGDGSASNANFDVRDAQSMIDNDVIKPGKSQDSSLWKKASKGTMPPPSQPQLSKMVADDTKLVAQWIDAGAPKFPQPKARKPVTVQTSLEAIRKHLKNVRDPRIQARLRYFSLTEMHNNPEVSDETLALARAGLSKALNSLSWEREMTIPKAMEGTDRTIFVVDLQQLGWGDDQWKAIRSHYPFGIGFENLNDSTLLDLDKEVTNMMNKESLYLVRADWFIATATRPPLYHTILFDLYLPDVKGRLDDRNQPANPKHMTARDLEHFLGVDVISNIEQGDAKVARSGFTPSGVSEQNRLLERHPSRFGAYWKSYDFKADNRRSILAQFPLGPAYPGNPFIKQSFDHDGGEIIFNLPNGLQAYFLVNGKDERIDAGPIEVVSDALKTSGSPAIVTGVSCFACHKQGMINPPSDEIRDFSLVFDKARDQVKRLHPTKDEFLTKVNADADLFNRATERATKSFLSVGQDSNRDIHEFAEPVSEIARLYALDELDLQTVAAELNLVTPDGIGLDTKRLEERIRNDERLRQLGMGILLRPDGKIKRAYWESLRGGVSIMQLTAFGLDFSIKQFAKP from the coding sequence ATGAAGTTAATCTTATCCATTGCTGTTCTATTGTCGTCCAGTGCGATTTTCGTAGCGGCGGATGAAAGACAAAACAGCCTCCCTGCTGAAGAGTTGGCCATAAAAGCAGGGGCGGCCTTGAGAAGATCCTGCCTGCAATGTCACCGTGGCGACGGGTCTGCTTCGAATGCCAATTTCGATGTCCGTGACGCTCAATCAATGATCGATAACGACGTGATCAAACCCGGCAAATCACAGGATTCTTCCCTGTGGAAAAAAGCCTCCAAAGGAACGATGCCACCGCCTTCACAACCGCAACTCTCAAAAATGGTTGCCGATGACACGAAACTTGTCGCCCAATGGATTGATGCTGGCGCCCCAAAGTTTCCGCAACCCAAGGCCCGGAAGCCAGTCACCGTCCAGACATCGCTGGAAGCCATCCGCAAGCACTTAAAAAATGTTCGGGACCCACGTATCCAAGCTCGGCTACGGTATTTCTCACTCACGGAGATGCATAACAATCCAGAAGTCTCTGATGAAACGTTGGCGCTGGCTCGTGCCGGTCTCTCCAAGGCATTGAACAGCCTGTCTTGGGAACGGGAAATGACGATTCCCAAAGCCATGGAAGGTACGGATCGCACGATTTTCGTGGTGGATCTTCAACAACTTGGCTGGGGGGACGACCAGTGGAAAGCCATTCGTTCCCATTACCCATTTGGAATTGGATTCGAAAATCTGAATGATTCCACGCTGCTCGATCTGGACAAAGAAGTCACGAACATGATGAACAAGGAATCCTTGTACCTCGTGAGGGCGGACTGGTTCATCGCCACAGCAACTCGCCCGCCGTTATATCACACGATCCTGTTCGATCTTTATTTGCCGGACGTGAAGGGTCGACTTGATGATCGCAATCAACCTGCCAATCCCAAGCACATGACGGCCCGTGATCTGGAACACTTTCTAGGTGTCGATGTGATTTCGAATATTGAGCAGGGAGATGCAAAGGTTGCTCGATCTGGTTTCACACCCAGCGGAGTTTCCGAACAAAACCGGCTGCTGGAACGACATCCGTCTCGATTTGGTGCGTATTGGAAGAGCTATGACTTCAAGGCGGACAATCGGCGTTCGATCCTTGCCCAATTTCCGTTAGGTCCAGCATACCCCGGCAATCCGTTCATCAAACAGTCGTTCGATCATGATGGCGGAGAGATCATTTTCAACTTACCAAATGGACTTCAGGCGTATTTTTTGGTGAACGGCAAAGATGAACGAATTGATGCGGGACCGATTGAAGTCGTCAGCGATGCACTGAAAACTTCTGGCTCTCCCGCCATTGTCACCGGCGTATCCTGTTTTGCCTGTCACAAGCAGGGAATGATTAATCCGCCGAGCGATGAGATTCGTGACTTCTCGTTGGTGTTTGACAAGGCCCGAGATCAGGTGAAGAGGCTGCATCCAACGAAAGACGAATTCCTGACCAAAGTGAATGCGGATGCTGATCTTTTCAATCGTGCCACTGAACGAGCTACCAAGAGCTTCTTGAGTGTTGGTCAGGATTCAAATCGAGATATTCACGAGTTTGCTGAACCTGTCAGTGAAATAGCTCGACTCTATGCGTTGGACGAACTCGATTTGCAGACCGTGGCGGCAGAATTGAATCTGGTAACACCCGATGGAATTGGACTGGACACGAAACGCTTGGAAGAACGAATCCGCAACGACGAACGCCTGCGCCAATTGGGGATGGGAATCCTTTTGAGACCTGACGGTAAGATCAAACGTGCTTACTGGGAAAGCCTTCGAGGCGGAGTTTCAATCATGCAACTTACAGCGTTCGGTTTGGATTTTTCGATTAAACAATTCGCCAAGCCCTAA